A section of the Candidatus Binatia bacterium genome encodes:
- the orn gene encoding oligoribonuclease, with the protein MALSTPHALTADNSILPFTDADTSPELSAIGSHDNSQPVTNPRRDLLVWIDMEMTGLDPDRDQILEIASLITDSDLEIVAEGPVCAIHHPDEVFAAMDSWNREHHTESGLLDRCRTSGITVQEAEQRTLSFVRAYCEPRSAPLCGNSVWQDRRFLARYMKELDQYLHYRIVDVSTIKELVRRWFPGGPPPPQKRKAHLAASDILESIQELRFYREHYFRKPTP; encoded by the coding sequence TTGGCCCTTTCCACCCCCCACGCTCTGACTGCCGACAATAGCATCCTTCCCTTTACGGATGCCGACACTTCACCCGAGTTGTCGGCCATAGGCAGCCATGATAACTCGCAACCAGTGACCAACCCGCGGCGCGACCTGCTCGTTTGGATCGACATGGAAATGACGGGATTGGATCCAGACCGCGATCAAATTCTGGAAATCGCCTCGTTGATTACAGACTCCGATCTGGAGATCGTCGCGGAGGGACCGGTTTGTGCAATCCATCACCCCGATGAAGTGTTTGCGGCTATGGACAGTTGGAATCGAGAACACCACACGGAGTCGGGGTTGCTCGATCGGTGTCGCACCTCGGGGATTACGGTCCAAGAAGCCGAGCAACGTACACTTTCCTTCGTTCGCGCTTATTGCGAGCCCCGATCGGCACCCCTATGCGGAAATTCGGTTTGGCAGGACCGCCGCTTTCTGGCGCGCTACATGAAGGAGCTCGATCAGTATCTCCACTATCGGATCGTGGATGTCAGCACGATCAAAGAGCTGGTTCGGCGTTGGTTTCCTGGTGGTCCGCCTCCGCCCCAAAAACGCAAGGCTCACCTAGCGGCAAGCGATATTTTGGAATCTATTCAAGAACTCCGGTTTTACCGGGAGCACTATTTTCGCAAACCGACGCCGTGA
- a CDS encoding short-chain dehydrogenase gives MGLLDRFRLDGKVAIVTGAGRGIGRACALAFAEVGAHVACAARTEEQIQDTAARIQQMGRSAIAVRCDVNQRTDLEQLVEATMAEFGRIDILVNNAGGTPPCEALYTSERMFEEAFHFNVTSAFLLTRLAVPHMLRRAGEGVVLNISSAAGRFPLAGFVAYSTAKAALSHMTRVLGQEFAPKVRVNAIAVGATETSALVPFLNDELRAKMEALTPMRRLGTVEDIALAALYLVSPASSWVTGKVFEVDGGTETSNWPFPPPTL, from the coding sequence ATGGGATTGCTCGATCGTTTCCGGCTCGATGGCAAAGTTGCCATTGTCACTGGCGCTGGGCGGGGCATTGGGCGGGCATGTGCTCTCGCCTTTGCAGAAGTGGGAGCTCACGTGGCGTGTGCGGCCCGCACCGAAGAACAAATCCAGGACACCGCAGCTCGAATCCAGCAAATGGGCCGGAGTGCGATTGCGGTTCGATGTGACGTCAACCAACGCACTGACCTCGAGCAGCTCGTCGAGGCCACAATGGCGGAGTTCGGCCGTATCGACATCCTAGTGAACAACGCCGGAGGTACGCCCCCTTGCGAGGCGCTGTACACGAGCGAACGGATGTTCGAAGAGGCGTTTCACTTCAACGTAACATCGGCTTTTCTGCTCACCCGCCTGGCGGTACCTCACATGTTGCGTCGTGCAGGGGAGGGCGTGGTTCTCAATATCTCGTCGGCGGCTGGGAGATTCCCACTGGCGGGCTTCGTGGCGTACAGCACTGCGAAGGCGGCGCTATCCCACATGACGCGAGTGCTCGGACAAGAGTTTGCTCCCAAAGTGCGGGTAAATGCCATCGCCGTGGGGGCTACGGAAACCAGCGCCTTGGTCCCGTTTCTCAACGACGAGCTGCGAGCGAAAATGGAGGCGCTAACGCCTATGCGCCGTCTTGGCACGGTAGAAGATATCGCCCTCGCGGCACTCTATTTGGTTTCCCCCGCCTCGAGTTGGGTAACTGGCAAGGTGTTCGAGGTGGACGGTGGTACGGAAACCTCCAATTGGCCCTTTCCACCCCCCACGCTCTGA
- a CDS encoding amidohydrolase produces the protein MQVVDADAHVIEGRELIAELMERFPDKIRFSDPGDGDTALYIEGRPYPQSKGPGAGCRAEEGMCLERGANPFTAEGVLADADKDGIDRLVFFPSAALGLPGFVDLRFAAEFAKAYNRWMAEYCRAGHGRFFGAALVPIEDVAASIALMREAKKLGLVVTMIPAVLRERNLDHPDLDPFYSAAEDLDMPLGIHGAPGIHLPKLGTERFDNYLKVHVISFPFDMMVASTALILGGVLERHPKLRVALLESGVGWVPYFMERIEEHLEKRGRLTPECKHEPKEYIARGQLYVSCEAGECAIPLAVEQLGSEFIMYASDYPHWDSEWPESTKPLRDRTDLPLEVKEKILGGNATRFYGLPA, from the coding sequence ATGCAAGTCGTCGACGCGGACGCCCATGTCATCGAGGGCCGAGAGTTGATCGCAGAACTGATGGAACGCTTTCCGGACAAGATCCGTTTCAGCGACCCTGGAGATGGGGATACAGCGCTGTACATCGAGGGTCGGCCGTATCCCCAATCGAAAGGCCCCGGCGCGGGCTGTCGCGCGGAGGAGGGTATGTGCCTGGAGCGCGGTGCCAACCCGTTTACAGCGGAAGGGGTTCTGGCCGACGCGGACAAAGACGGCATCGACCGCCTCGTATTTTTTCCGAGTGCCGCTCTTGGCTTGCCTGGTTTCGTTGACCTCCGCTTCGCGGCCGAATTTGCAAAAGCCTACAACCGTTGGATGGCTGAATATTGCCGTGCGGGACATGGCCGATTCTTTGGCGCGGCATTGGTACCTATCGAGGACGTGGCCGCCTCCATTGCCTTGATGCGCGAGGCGAAAAAGCTCGGTTTGGTGGTCACGATGATTCCCGCGGTCTTAAGAGAGCGTAATCTGGATCATCCCGACTTGGATCCGTTTTACTCGGCTGCGGAGGATCTCGACATGCCGCTCGGAATCCACGGGGCACCAGGAATTCACCTACCTAAATTGGGCACGGAGCGCTTCGATAACTACCTCAAAGTTCACGTGATCAGTTTCCCCTTCGACATGATGGTCGCCTCCACAGCCCTTATTTTAGGCGGCGTCCTGGAGCGCCACCCGAAGCTCCGCGTGGCCCTCCTGGAATCGGGAGTCGGCTGGGTTCCTTACTTTATGGAACGCATAGAGGAGCATTTAGAGAAGCGCGGCCGGCTCACACCGGAATGCAAGCACGAGCCTAAAGAGTACATCGCCAGAGGGCAGTTGTACGTGAGCTGCGAGGCGGGCGAATGCGCCATTCCATTGGCAGTGGAGCAATTGGGCTCTGAATTCATCATGTACGCGAGTGACTACCCGCACTGGGACAGCGAGTGGCCGGAATCCACCAAGCCGCTGCGCGACCGCACAGATTTACCTCTAGAAGTCAAAGAAAAAATCTTGGGAGGCAACGCCACGCGGTTTTATGGTCTCCCGGCATAG